From the Theileria equi strain WA chromosome 4 map unlocalized gcontig_1105316255041, whole genome shotgun sequence genome, one window contains:
- a CDS encoding splicing factor 3B subunit 1, putative (encoded by transcript BEWA_050650A) produces MGSEDTSRDPSEMEDDYMGNKKSIYAREDDYRRQRLKAKLSPERFDPFSDKTPGPEVRTYADIMKEAEIERQRAEISRHIAKHGMSEEVSAVVSKRRTSKFSSEDRWSSDDVPETPTPLNGATPGYGETPMYGETPGPEKKRMSRWDKTPQMEAMTPGATPMGLEGLTRMDEPEIKKRDENEEKERFCNYKIYKHKLPEGGEWSPTTYELKAINHGNNKQGGFSQVGFKDHKTVEVLYWLSDKHNSFPLIIGLGTSNLTYYKRKNDTSNRWESVERVVYPATLSDYERVLGELNEKFKNLVIIQLQAEADKGYCGHPSVKQGEPPPKDCGSESVNIPTVQVTCSDYNKGFDKYTHTFGPGSPMRVLSAVYGSNVYSLGKRDISKQYQEVNVYYSSTDRDRIKPLVIGLVPFSGVQYEYYTFENTLNRANGITKTNITSHLDKQNCTQNNIVVANLSNRGRYCCGMNGHNKIQVFPNANHVPAGYASYIHLPNGATFNVHRFTDGSNTHTFPNLSGRITGIYAYFCGNDLSKPLLLYVNQGSGSSWLRTVGRSDTWVDTGLSSLKSHAPSSSGITDSIKQELNKICKELRIVGCPHASDTSTTAGHGSPSGGRGSGGSSGSRGGSRRGGPSGAQGPKADEDGEKETTKKQELVDQPEGGQEESGSRQDGVGPPGEKGDRGPKGPDGTPGQKGEDGGGGENNEDGDEVEEEDTAGIGPSSASQQDIGKKIAEFFKTHAAEIGGGALGGFVALGTVVGLVKKFWGYGISTPLTPQITIPESMLKFKIQMGVGDRNRYMTDDELDELLPVEGYEIVQPPPDYTPYRRATSAFAPAATPVFTIQEDARKPYDIPGTPSLLQDVEIKAEDQHFFGKLFDDATEEDLTADEITNRRILALLLKVKNGTPQLRRQALRLLTSKARDFGAKALFEAILPLMMSSSLEDQERHLMVKVIDRILYKLEDSVRPHVRNILTVIEPLLIDEDYYARVEGREIISNLTKAAGLATMIGTLRPDIDHADEYVRNTTARAFAVVASAVGIPSLILFLKAVCQSKKSWQARHTGIKIVQQTAILVGCAVLPHLRQLVEIIAHGLQDEQQKVRTITALALAALAEASAPYGIEAFDCVLRPLWKGITEHKGKGLAAFLKAIGMIIPLMDPYYANYYTREVMLILVNEFSTPDEEMKAIVLKVVRQCVATEGVTPDYIKSDILGPFFQKFWIVRNSLDTKNSELLVETTVEIASKVGASEVLNRLVEDLKDPSEPFRRMVAQAIEAVLIQAIRPTDEREGSNTAILEIEQRLEEMLVDGMLYAFQEQASDDSGALLDSFGTLVHVLGLRVRPYLPQITGLVRWRLGTQSARTRQQAADLIAKIAGVMKLCGEEQMLGHLGLYLYEYLGEEYPEVLGSILGALKAIVSVVGMTQMTPPIKDLLPRLTPILKNRHEKVQENVIELIGRIADRGGDLVSPKEWDRICFDLLDLLKANKKSIRRATVNTFGYIARTIGPHDVLSTLLNHLKVQERQLRICTTIAIAIVAETCLPYSVLPAMMNEYRVPDQNVQTGILKALCFMFEYIGEMAKDYIYAITPLLEDALMCRDLVHRQTAAWTCKHLALGVFGLNCEDALIHLLNYVWPNVFETSPHLTQSVFDAIDGFRVSLGPAILFNYTVQGLFHPARKVREAYWRVYNNLYIGHQDAMVPLYPLIKEGVEQRHQAEELLYML; encoded by the exons ATGGGCTCAGAGGACACCTCCAGAGACCCCTCCGAGATGGAGGACGACTATATGGGCAATAAAAAGAGTATTTACGCAAGAGAAGATGATTATAGAAGACAGAGGCTCAAGGCTAAGCTTTCACCAGAGCGGTTTGATCCGTTTTCGGATAAAACACCTGGTCCGGAAGTACGTACCTATGCAGATATCATGAAGGAAGCAGAGATTGAAAGACAAAGAGCTGAAATCAGTAGACATATAGCAAAACATGGAATGAGTGAAGAAGTTTCAGCAGTAGTTAGCAAGAGGAGAACCTCAAAGTTTTCCTCTGAGGATAGGTGGTCCAGTGATGATGTCCCAGAGACTCCTACGCCACTAAATGGAGCTACCCCTGGTTATGGAGAGACACCAATGTATGGTGAAACGCCTGGACcagaaaagaagagaatgtcCAGATGGGACAAGACGCCTCAAATGGAGGCAATGACTCCAGGAGCTACTCCAATGGGTCTTGAAG GCCTCACTAGGATGGATGAACCAGAGATTAAAAAGAGggatgaaaatgaggaAAAGGAACGATTTTGTAActacaaaatttataaacataaaCTTCCGGAAGGTGGTGAGTGGTCACCAACTACTTACGAACTAAAGGCTATAAATCATGGGAATAATAAGCAAGGGGGATTTAGTCAGGTTGGATTTAAAGATCATAAGACAGTGGAAGTGCTATACTGGTTAAGTGATAAACACAATTCATTTCCACTGATAATTGGTCTAGGTACATCAAATTTAACCTATTATAAGCGAAAAAATGACACTAGTAACAGATGGGAAAGTGTTGAAAGGGTTGTATATCCAGCTACTTTATCAGACTATGAGAGAGTGCTAGGTGAACTCAATGAGAAGTTCAAAAATCTGGTAATCATACAACTTCAAGCAGAAGCTGATAAAGGTTACTGTGGTCATCCTTCTGTTAAACAAGGAGAGCCCCCTCCAAAGGATTGTGGTTCGGAGTCAGTGAACATTCCTACTGTGCAGGTGACATGCTCTGATTATAATAAAGGCTTTGATAAGTATACCCATACATTTGGCCCTGGTTCTCCAATGAGAGTTCTCTCAGCTGTATACGGCAGCAATGTATATTCATTGGGGAAAAGGGATATTTCTAAACAATATCAGGAGGTTAATGTATATTACTCTTCAACTGACAGAGATAGGATTAAACCATTAGTCATAGGACTAGTGCCCTTTAGTGGAGTGCAATACGAGtattacacatttgaaaataCGTTAAACAGAGCAAATGGCATAACCAAGACTAATATCACTAGTCATCTAGATAAACAAAACTGTACACAAAACAATATTGTTGTAGCAAATCTATCCAATAGGGGTAGATATTGCTGTGGAATGAATGGGCATAATAAGATTCAAGTCTTCCCGAACGCTAACCACGTTCCTGCCGGATATGCTTCATATATACACCTTCCAAATGGTGCTACTTTTAATGTTCACAGGTTTACAGACGGAAGTAATACTCACACTTTTCCAAACCTTTCTGGACGAATTACCGGGATTTATGCCTACTTCTGTGGTAATGACCTCAGCAAGCCACTATTGCTATATGTGAACCAAGGATCAGGAAGTTCATGGTTGAGAACTGTTGGAAGAAGTGACACTTGGGTAGACACTGGTCTGAGTTCCCTAAAAAGCCACGCACCAAGTTCTTCTGGCATAACAGATTCCATTAAGCAAGAGCTTAACAAAATTTGCAAGGAACTTCGAATTGTTGGATGTCCACATGCAAGTGATACTTCTACTACTGCTGGACATGGATCCCCTTCAGGTGGCAGAGGCTCGGGTGGTTCTAGCGGTTCTAGAGGTGGTAGTAGAAGAGGTGGGCCTTCTGGAGCTCAAGGACCTAAAGctgatgaagatggtgaaaaagAAACTACTAAAAAACAAGAACTTGTTGATCAACCTGAAGGTGGtcaagaagaatctggtaGTAGACAAGATGGTGTTGGTCCACCTGGTGAAAAAGGTGATAGAGGACCTAAGGGACCTGATGGTACTCCTGGTCAAAAGGGTGAAGATGGTGGAGGTGGtgaaaataatgaagatggtgatgaAGTAGAAGAGGAAGATACTGCTGGTATTGGACCAAGCTCTGCTAGTCAACAGGACATTGGTAAGAAGATAGCCGAGTTTTTTAAAACTCACGCCGCTGAAATTGGTGGTGGAGCACTAGGAGGCTTTGTTGCACTAGGAACTGTTGTTGGTTTAGTAAAGAAGTTTTGGG GTTATGGTATATCAACTCCGCTAACTCCTCAAATTACTATCCCGGAATCTATGCTCAAGTTCAAGATTCAGATGGGTGTAGGTGACAGAAACAGATACATGACAGATGACGAATTAGATGAGCTACTTCCGGTTGAGGGATACGAAATTGTACAGCCACCTCCAGATTACACACCATATAGGAGAGCTACAAGTGCATTTGCTCCTGCTGCTACACCAGTTTTTACGATCCAAGAAGATGCTAGAAAACCTTATGATATTCCAGGAACACCATCCTTGCTACAAGATGTAGAAATTAAGGCAGAAGATCAACACTTTTTCGGAAAACTATTCGATGATGCCACTGAGGAAGATTTAACGGCCGACGAAATTACAAATCGCAGAATCCTTGCCCTGTTGCTAAAGGTTAAAAATGGAACTCCGCAATTGAGGAGGCAGGCTTTACGTCTTTTAACAAGCAAAGCGCGGGACTTTGGTGCCAAGGCACTGTTTGAAGCTATATTGCCCCTTATGATGTCGAGTTCTCTGGAAGACCAGGAAAGACATTTGATGGTGAAAGTCATTGACAGAATTCTGTACAAACTTGAAGACTCCGTGCGTCCACACGTCCGTAACATTTTAACGGTTATAGAGCCTCTGTTGATCGATGAGGACTACTACGCGCGTGTTGAGGGGCGTGAAATTATTTCCAATCTCACAAAAGCGGCGGGTCTTGCCACTATGATTGGTACTCTCAGACCTGATATTGATCATGCCGATGAATATGTAAGGAATACAACTGCAAGAGCCTTTGCGGTCGTTGCAAGTGCAGTGGGTATCCCATCTCTAAttctatttttaaaggCTGTTTGCCAATCTAAAAAGAGCTGGCAAGCGCGTCACACGGGTATTAAAATTGTCCAGCAGACTGCAATTTTGGTCGGATGTGCAGTACTTCCACATTTGAGGCAATTGGTAGAAATCATTGCACATGGTCTCCAGGATGAACAACAAAAGGTTAGAACAATTACGGCACTTGCATTGGCAGCGTTGGCTGAGGCTAGTGCTCCTTACGGTATTGAAGCATTTGATTGTGTACTTAGACCTCTATGGAAGGGTATCACAGAGCACAAGGGAAAGGGTCTTGCCGCTTTCCTAAAGGCCATTGGAATGATTATCCCACTAATGGACCCGTACTATGCCAATTATTATACTAGAGAAGTTATGCTCATTTTGGTAAATGAATTCTCCACCCCggatgaagaaatgaaAGCAATTGTTCTAAAGGTCGTTAGACAGTGTGTAGCTACTGAAGGTGTCACTCCAGATTATATCAAGAGTGATATTTTAGGCccatttttccaaaagttttggattGTTAGGAATTCTCTAGATACAAAAAATTCCGAACTCTTGGTTGAGACAACTGTTGAAATTGCGAGTAAAGTTGGCGCTTCTGAAGTTTTAAATCGACTTGTAGAAGACCTAAAGGATCCTTCCGAGCCATTTAGAAGAATGGTTGCACAAGCTATTGAGGCTGTGCTTATACAGGCTATTAGACCCACAGACGAACGTGAAGGTTCCAATACTGCGATCCTGGAAATTGAACAAAGGCTAGAGGAAATGCTCGTTGATGGTATGTTATATGCTTTCCAGGAACAGGCTAGTGACGATTCTGGTGCCCTTTTGGATTCATTTGGTACCCTTGTGCATGTTTTAGGACTAAGAGTACGTCCATATCTACCACAAATAACTGGACTTGTAAGGTGGAGATTGGGTACCCAATCCGCTAGAACTCGCCAACAGGCAGCTGATTTAATCGCAAAAATTGCAGGTGTTATGAAATTGTGTGGAGAAGAACAAATGCTTGGACATCTTGGCCTTTACCTTTACGAATACCTTGGTGAAGAGTATCCGGAGGTCTTGGGAAGCATTTTGGGTGCTCTAAAGGCAATTGTGAGTGTGGTTGGAATGACACAAATGACTCCTCCAATAAAGGACTTGCTTCCAAGGTTAACTCCGATTTTAAAGAACAGACATGAGAAGGTCCAGGAAAACGTGATTGAGTTGATTGGTAGAATTGCTGATAGGGGAGGTGATTTGGTATCTCCCAAGGAGTGGGATCGCATTTGTTTTGATCTTTTAGATCTTTTAAAGGCTAACAAAAAGAGCATTAGAAGGGCCACAGTCAACACTTTTGGTTACATTGCAAGAACGATTGGACCTCACGATGTCCTGTCTACCCTTTTGAATCATCTAAAGGTACAAGAACGTCAGTTGCGTATTTGTACAACAATTGCTATTGCCATTGTAGCTGAAACGTGTCTTCCCTACTCTGTTCTTCCAGCCATGATGAATGAGTACAGGGTTCCGGATCAGAATGTGCAAACTGGTATTCTCAAGGCTCTGTGTTTTATGTTTGAGTACATTGGTGAGATGGCAAAGGATTACATTTACGCCATCACTCCACTGCTGGAAGATGCCCTCATGTGTAGGGATTTAGTACATCGACAAACCGCTGCATGGACCTGCAAACATTTGGCTTTGGGAGTCTTTGGACTAAACTGCGAGGACGCTCTCATTCACCTTTTAAATTACGTTTGGCCAAACGTGTTCGAGACTTCACCACATTTGACTCAATCCGTCTTTGATGCCATTGACGGTTTCAGGGTTTCCCTCGGACCTGCAATACTTTTTAACTACACCGTACAGGGACTCTTTCATCCTGCTCGCAAG GTGAGAGAGGCTTACTGGAGAGTGTACAATAATCTGTACATTGGCCATCAAGACGCAATGGTCCCGCTATATCCACTCATCAAGGAGGGAGTTGAACAAAGGCACCAAGCAGAGGAGCTGCTTTATATGCTCTAG
- a CDS encoding conserved hypothetical protein (encoded by transcript BEWA_050640A) — MEIKEAQKPAMFMAGLTLLQSLRVALSGAKFALDRFKIPQQYASSFINMVHNPMELAAFTGMGIMTVIALCWNDEKSKKCFRYFAAITNVTLCLSFILLLYAFTSGGQMGDLTFYYWAIVLASFIYGMNVACVMNVGSDNAALFNVGIPLSGIQVSVYYFIFTKLAEWRNWSNVSYWIIFWQLIIAILISLATAIVWIVAYTPGSGSSNTAPQDFGEDAALSPIFMGMVGMGGIYAFYPAIAPYKLTDVGTGYNIDLVVLFMSAVPGIAIAALCLQGKGPDKNWRTNNAQFWHAAWILAIPHITAMILCLVTLHYPDGRVASSIKSSGAFVGVITITLKFCEEGLKAVSYAGAGKQVGKYCDCKKENNCQCKNSGGGTCKCQETCICQTNCTCKCCKDKDGGTISSFNAFTSQFLMIVLAFTGDGYLKTYSKYEHDRSKWPTKDFGTLKSICYWAGSGAYVACKSVKSSFTKNVRCKVLGKSEALLIVYEDQEF; from the coding sequence atggagattaAGGAAGCCCAGAAACCtgccatgtttatggcgGGGCTAACTCTTTTacagtctctccgtgtggctttaagtggagcaaagtttgcgcttgatagatttaaaattccgCAGCAGTATGCTagttcgttcattaacatggtccataatcctatggaactggcaGCGTTTACTGGAATGGGTATTATGACTGTTATAGCACTTTGTTggaatgatgaaaaatcCAAGAAATGTTTCAGGTACTTTGCTGCTATAACGAACGTGACACTGTGCTTATCCTTCATTCTACTCCTCTATGCATTTACATCTGGAGGTCAAATGGGAGATCTTACTTTCTACTACTGGGCTATAGTATTGGCCTCATTTATTtatggaatgaatgtgGCGTGTGTAATGAATGTTGGAAGTGACAATGCGGCCCTTTTCAATGTAGGAATCCCTCTCTCTGGAATTCAGGTTTCTGTCTACTACTTTATCTTTACTAAGCTCGCTGAGTGGCGTAACTGGTCAAACGTTAGTTACTGGATTATATTCTGGCAGCTCATAATTGCAATACTGATATCACTTGCCACAGCCATTGTCTGGATTGTCGCCTATACACCAGGAAGTGGTAGTAGTAATACTGCTCCTCAAGATTTTGGTGAAGATGCTGCCTTGTCTCCGATATTCATGGGAATGGTTGGAATGGGTGGTATATATGCTTTCTATCCGGCCATAGCTCCTTATAAACTGACTGATGTTGGCACTGGTTACAACATCGATCTCGTTGTCTTATTCATGAGCGCAGTTCCAGGTATTGCGATTGCAGCTTTATGCCTACAGGGAAAAGGTCCAGATAAAAATTGGAGGACTAATAACGCTCAGTTTTGGCACGCTGCTTGGATTTTGGCGATTCCTCACATTACTGCCATGATCTTGTGCCTTGTTACACTTCATTATCCCGATGGTAGAGTGGCAAGTTCCATTAAGAGCAGTGGAGCATTTGTCGGAGTGATTACCATTACGctaaagttttgtgaagAGGGGTTAAAGGCAGTGTCATATGCTGGAGCCGGAAAGCAAGTAGGTAAATATTGTGACTGCAAAAAAGAAAACAACTGTCAATGCAAAAACTCAGGGGGAGGAACCTGCAAATGCCAAGAGACATGCATCTGCCAAACCAATTGTACCtgtaaatgctgtaaagataAGGATGGTGGTACTatttcctcttttaatgCGTTCACATCCCAatttttaatgatagtcttggcttttactggagatggttacCTTAagacttattccaagtatgagcatgatcGGAGTAAGTGGCCTACTAAAGACTTTGGAACGCTTAAATCTATCTGCTACTGGGCAGGTAGTGGAGCATATGTGGCATGTAAGAGTGTTAAGTCTTCCTTTACTAAGAATGTCAGATGCAAGGTTTTAGGGAAGTCGGAAGCTTTACtcattgtctatgaagatcaggaattttaa
- a CDS encoding hypothetical protein (encoded by transcript BEWA_050660A): MTGTLYNIAMETVRFLELFSGIGGMKYAFFYALRTHFNHLVPHTQDSTNFCHSCPSFRSFCDGDGFRSVDELSQSAEEDAGHKATHLHSMDELSFDYMSIDINNVTNEVLEYNIDSFGVEKKHKAISLDINALDLGFFNENGRFHVCAISPPCQPYSRRSPSELSLQGGGSLDVCGEFMDESTHSLGTRDDLKTSTTQGTAQENENSSSEPTAKCTEMGTAEGICERIKEIESAPNFDGRRAPILRITRLILSTDPEKLPLYIFLENIKEFYHSVDYRIFIAALRIRGYKVLSFKLSTLQFGFPNERTRLYITAKLDGFPEYLRHYGPLDLITELPNSFYERYGVRKEALVKAPILEFLNEENDAHDSIFNIPESILACRKSLSFDIVYKDPTYKGRSYTMCFTKNYGRFINGTGSVWCFGGPDPESYKDDNRLENLAVYSNSIRYFSPKEVARLMGFRVDEQKFAFVPFLTSLDCACTNGDKDGYTSLKFPRNLSNKQLYGLLGNSLNPQVVATLFLATGLFNVL; encoded by the exons ATGACTGGCACACTTTATAATATCGCAATGGAGACAGTCAGGTTTTTGGAACTCTTTAGCGGCATTGGAGGCATGAAGTATGCCTTTTTCTATGCCCTGCGCACACATTTTAACCATTTGGTCCCGCATACGCAggattccacaaattttTGTCATTCATGTCCATCTTTTAGATCATTTTGCGATG GTGATGGTTTTCGCTCGGTAGACGAGCTGTCTCAGTCCGCGGAAGAAGATGCGGGTCATAAagctacacatttgcaCTCAATGGACGAGTTAAGCTTTGATTACATGAGTATAGACATCAATAACGTGACAAATGAGGTACTGGAGTACAATATCGACTCGTTTGGAGTCGAGAAGAAACACAAGGCCATCAGCCTGGACATTAACGCACTCGATTTGGGCTTTTTCAATGAGAATGGACGGTTCCATGTGTGCGCAATCTCTCCTCCATGCCAGCCTTACTCCAGGAGGTCGCCCAGTGAATTGAGTCTCCAGGGCGGCGGTAGTTTGGATGTCTGTGGCgaatttatggatgaatccACTCATTCTTTAGGCACAAGAGACGATTTAAAGACGTCTACAACTCAAGGAACCGCTCAAGAGAACGAGAACTCATCCTCTGAACCCACAGCCAAATGTACAGAAATGGGCACTGCAGAGGGGATTTGTGAGCGCATCAAGGAGATTGAAAGTGCACCAAACTTTGACGGTAGAAGGGCGCCAATTTTGAGGATAACAAGACTCATTCTTTCTACAGACCCAGAGAAGCTACCGCTTTACATTTTCCTGGAAAATATCAAGGAATTTTACCATTCGGTAGACTATCGCATTTTTATCGCAGCTTTGAGAATCAGAGGCTACAAGGTGCTCAGCTTTAAGCTCTCAACGTTACAATTTGGCTTCCCAAATGAGAGGACTAGGCTATACATTACAGCAAAACTTGATGGATTCCCAGAGTACCTACGCCACTATGGACCTCTAGACCTCATTACCGAACTCCCAAATAGTTTCTATGAGAGATATGGAGTAAGAAAGGAGGCTCTGGTAAAGGCACCgattttggaatttttaaatgagGAGAATGATGCGCACGATTCCATCTTCAACATCCCCGAGTCCATACTAGCATGCAGAAAGTCACTCTCCTTTGACATTGTCTACAAGGATCCAACCTATAAAGGGAGAAGCTATACAATGTGCTTTACCAAAAACTATGGCAGATTCATCAACGGAACTGGGAGTGTCTGGTGTTTTGGTGGACCTGATCCAGAGAGCTATAAAGATGACAACAGGCTAGAAAACCTTGCGGTATACAGCAACTCGATACGCTACTTTAGTCCTAAAGAAGTTGCTAGACTAATGGGATTCAGGGTTGATGAACAAAAGTTTGCCTTTGTTCCATTTCTCACATCTCTCGACTGTGCATGCActaatggtgataaagatgGATACACATCGCTAAAGTTTCCAAGGAATTTATCAAACAAACAGCTCTATGGACTGCTTGGAAACTCTTTAAATCCACAAGTTGTGGCCACCTTGTTTCTGGCAACTGGCCTCTTTAATGTTTTATAG